ATATAGCAAAGTGCAGTAGTGGAGCAGGTCTCAGCAAATGCCAAACACGCCTTAGTATGCTCAACAAGTCCTTTGCCACATCCACCAAATTCTTCAGGTACAAGCAGTTTTAAAAATCCATTTTCCCCCAGTTTTTGGAACGATTCTTCTGGAAATCTCGACTCCTTATCCGTTAGCTCAGTGTAAGGCAGTATGTAAGACTTAGCAAAATCCTTGCCTTCTTGATAAATATTGTTCATATCTTTTCTCCTTACTTTAACTATTTCTTATTTAAAATAACTTAACATTAAAGTTTTATAAGTTTTATATATAATCATTATAAGTTATTTTTATTTGAAAATAGCATACATGGCCGAAATACTCAAGAATTGTGAATCTAAATTTAGTAATTTAATAGATATTCATTGAAATATAAAAAAGCAGATCATCCATTATTGGAAATCTGCTTCTTCTTTCTATGAAGTTATATTAAAGCACTTAAAGGAAATTTCATTTTATCACTCAAGCTGAAATGAGGCGTTAATTTAAATTAGAAATTTTTATTTTTGGACTACAATTTCGGTTTGAATACTATTTTTGCAACAGACTCGCAATGGCTTGAATGGTGATGGCAGACATATTGATGTAGTGGTGTTTACCTTCAACATCATTCTCTTTCACTTGAAACCGTAATACCGTTTTAAGCTTGCTTGACTCTGTCTTACGGGGATCTGAAAGGTATATTTCTCGATGCTTTTAAGAGATTCTCTTATATTACCTTCACCTTCTTATTAATTTAAAGAAATGTAGGCATCGCAATTAAATAGCCCCTTTTAAAATCATTCATCACATTAAGCCAATCTTCTTGTACCATACCACCATGAATTTTATCACAGTCATAATCTAAATCCATTAACTGCTCACACACAATATCTACTCGATCTTTTGTTCTACAAAAAATTATGCAGCTATCTGGATTTCAACAATGGTTACCTAATACACGACCCAGAGTACCTACGACTACATGCATTTTTTGATTTAATTCCGTTTTTTGGATTGCGTATGCAACAGTTTTACCACTTCCGGTTTGTGATTTCACAACAAGATCGTTTTTCCGTAACGCAAGAGGTAAAACCATACTCTGAACTTCAGTTGGAGAATCGTATTCTAAGCAATCCAGTGCGTTTATTATTTCATCACTTAACCTATAATCTTTAAAACATTTTTTAGAAATAACTAGGCCTCGACTCCTATACCGTCATTTTCCAGTTTGATAAAGCCAACCAGTTTTCTTTTTCCTTATAGTCAGGTATTATTTTCCCAACAAGCCTCCAGTTAAATGTTAAATGGCGTTTTGAATCACATGTCCCCCATGTAGTTTTACTATCCGTAATACGGATTGAACCTGGTTTGGTTTTGAAATTGCTTTGAAAAGCGGATATGCTCTTCTCCACTAATGACTTACACTGCTGGGAATAAAATCGTTTTAATGCTAGTTTAATTTTTTCATCGTCAATCTGCTTCACATATATACGCAGCTTTCCACCTTCAAACACAACATGGTCTTGTGAAATATTTATATCTTGGAAGACCATTATGGGAAAGGTATTACCTAAATATAGAAAGCTCTCATCATTCTTATAGGACTTTTCCTGTGGCCCATTCAGTCTATCCTTCATTTCATTTACCTTTTGCTGAATAAGATCCCATTTATCCTCTAATACCTGAAGCACTCTTTCATCAGAGGTCTTCTTTGGTGCATGAACTTCAATATTCCCATAGCCATCTATTGAAATCCCTACGGATTTTCTATTTTTGTACTTTATCTCAAAACGTATAGTCGTACCAGAGTAAGTATGTATCATGTCATCACCTGTATATCTTTAATGCCATTATCCCCTATATTTGACAGCAAGTCCTTTTAAGAATTTTCTAGCGAATTTATCCCCGCACTCTTTATAATTCTTATGACCTTCCTTCCTTAATAAGGCACCAAGTTCCCCTTTTGTTACCGCTATTCCAGCTTGTTCAAATATATCAAGCATATCCTCACTTGTTAATGCCAGTGCTATTTTGACTTTCTTTAAAAGGAGATTATTAACATTTGCACCCTTCTTTAAGGACGGTTCAGGTGTATCAGGCTGACCTGGTTTAGGCTCTTGTTTCCCTCTTTTGTAAATAATAAGGCCGTTTAAAAATGAATCTAACATACTGTTATTACATTTTATTTGATTACCACTCTCTTCTTCATCCTCATCAAACTTTGTAAGTATCAATATCACATCTGGTACTGATACCTCCACTCCGCCAAGTTTAAATATCTCTGCCATTTCTTTATTTTTTATTTCTAACGCATATCTCAACCGAATTAATATATCGTTATTATCCATCATTTGGTCTCCTTTTTTATCTTCTTCCTCATCATTATTGAAAAATTTTTAAATCCTTAATGATTTATTAACTGTAACTTCGCGACATTTTCAACGTGGCTTGAGTGGTAATGGCAAATAAATTGGTGTAGTTGTGTTTACCTTTCTGCCTGATTGTATACCAATTTATGTCCTTCAAATATATTTTATGGATACCTTATTAACATAGTCAATGGATTTGAGAATTCTTGTTGTGCTATACCACTTCGTGGTTTATCAAGTTCTTGCCCATTAAGTGCTTTGCAAATCTTGTTATTATATCGAGAAACATAACGTAGTGCAGCCAAAGAAAGTAGAGATTGGATTTCAGTTGGAGTAAGCCACATATATTCATGTAATTCTTTTGCTATTTGCTCAATTGTTTTTGCTCCAGATTTTTACCCTATCATATCTATCATATCTTCTACAGCTTGC
The window above is part of the Bacillus sp. (in: firmicutes) genome. Proteins encoded here:
- a CDS encoding M48 family metallopeptidase; protein product: MIHTYSGTTIRFEIKYKNRKSVGISIDGYGNIEVHAPKKTSDERVLQVLEDKWDLIQQKVNEMKDRLNGPQEKSYKNDESFLYLGNTFPIMVFQDINISQDHVVFEGGKLRIYVKQIDDEKIKLALKRFYSQQCKSLVEKSISAFQSNFKTKPGSIRITDSKTTWGTCDSKRHLTFNWRLVGKIIPDYKEKENWLALSNWKMTV
- a CDS encoding DUF1456 family protein, with amino-acid sequence MDNNDILIRLRYALEIKNKEMAEIFKLGGVEVSVPDVILILTKFDEDEEESGNQIKCNNSMLDSFLNGLIIYKRGKQEPKPGQPDTPEPSLKKGANVNNLLLKKVKIALALTSEDMLDIFEQAGIAVTKGELGALLRKEGHKNYKECGDKFARKFLKGLAVKYRG